A region of the Ptychodera flava strain L36383 chromosome 22, AS_Pfla_20210202, whole genome shotgun sequence genome:
CTTATTCAAAGTGATTACAAGCTTGGTGGTGTTAGACACGCAAATGTAAAGTGTCAAGTCGATGCATGTTGGCTTTGTGGGTGAAAAGATTGATAAATTGTGAAGATGTGACTTGGTCTGTTTTACCATGGTCGTATTTTCATTTAGATGCTACTAGTAACCTTCTACACCAGTTTACAATTTGGAAGACGATTCCAGAAAACATGTTACGTATTCTTCCAGATTTCTATGTAAATGTGTTAAATGCATGGTTTGTAGTGAACCGCAATGCTAGTCAGACTGGTAATCAGGTTCTGTTAGGTTGGTCCTCCAAATTCCGTTGTTTTACGCAATTCGCACCGCAGGGGATGATTTTAATGTACGTCTCTGTAATTCTATTTCTCCACTTCATAAATTAACCTGTAAAGCATTGTATTCACATCTCATACAAATGTATTCAGCGCATGCTGGTAATAAGCTCTTGAAATGGTTCAACAATCTTAATGTGACGCCTCTTGAATCACTGAGTGATTGCAGCAAAATCTGGACTAATGTTTACAAtttaacaaaagaaacaaaacttaGAGAGTTCCAATGGAAATTGTTACATCGTTTAATACCATGTAATAAGTATCTGTATTTTTGGAAGTTAAAGGATTCTATGTATTGTCCAATATGCCAACAGATAGACTCTTTAGAACATAGATTTATACATTGTCAAATTGCTGCCAAGTGTTGGAATAGAGTAAGACTCATTATTTCAAGGTATTTTGAGATACAGGTAGATATAACACCAGCCAATATTATTTTTACAGAGGTCTGTGGTGACATAAACTTAAAGAAACAGGATTGTATTGTTAATCTTCTTATCTTACTGGGTAAATGGAGCATCCATAAATATTGGATAACTAACACAAATACACCAGTTGAAGTGATACTTAAAAACGAATTCATCTTGagatataaaatagaaaagcaGATTGGTACAAAAGAGTATGTATTACAAACCTTTGAgaaaattattaatttaatgTGAATTCTCCTCTTCAAGATATAGACTGTATCGTATTTCATCATTACACTTTACCTCGCATTGTATATATTTCTTATAAGCTCATGATGATTtacaataaaagataaaaaaaacaaaaacaaaaaaaacttgaCATGTTACACTTCTTTTAGACAGGTACAGTGTGTTTACTGTGATTGGAAGCCCAGCCAAActactatgaatttcaaagatcaggAAATGGAGAAGCTTCGAGAAGTCTTTCCATGTTTGGTTTAGCAAATGGGGGGTgggaaaatgggcttaaaatgcacatttttggttcaaaatgtattgaaaatgaataaaagactCTAAAAATAGATCTTATAGTCCAAAAACCTGCAaacttttacacattttaaatgtcatgaaaagacccatattttggtgaaaattttcagcagcggaacttatcaaatgtaataataaacaaacaaaacaattgttgatatttgtcaataatacaaataccACATACCCTTCAACACAGCTACACAAAAGCATATAACACAAGTGAAATATAGCTCAAGACACAATTTTAATCAGcaacatgattgaatttcgtaaACAACATCTTATATTCATTtgtcgtttatttatttatttgtttgtttgtttgtttgtgtatttctttCTGCATCGAACGGTGAAACCATGTAACCaggaaaaatctttgtttttatttttttatttggattcTGATTGCTATCAGATATAATTCAATTGTTGTTTTGGAATGAATGTTGCCATTTAAGTTAGAGAGGATATGTTTGAAAGATTTTGGCATTGCAAGTtaagtaaacacaaacaactaATTTGATTGATATCATGAACAAGCTGCCATCTTACAAGGCAATTCAAATCAGAGCCTGTATTCAGCTACGTTATTAGCTACCCTGTGATTGGCAAACTacgaaaaatttcaccacaaaaacGCATTACCTGAACttctgagaaaataaatttgattcaagaactaaataaaataagtttgagGTACAATAAGAACGACATTCGCCTCTGAACGCTTTCGATAACCGTACTGGCCCTGACGTTTGATCGCGACGTCTCCGTAAATCATGACAGTCAATGTGAACACATATGAAAGTttgatcacgtattttgacgagCACGCAACATAATTCTCGAGTAAATGAACAGAAACCAATTGACACGatataaataattacatatCGGGTATATTTCGACAAAAGAATATGTTATAGACGTAGGAATATGACGCGAGATCAACAGTTCGGAACGTGCCGTGTTGTACgttttgtacacacaaaccCGTGatcggcggccatcttggccgtCTCGATACACGGTGAAGAATGCCGCGATACCAAAGTTTACTTGACATAAACAGACCTGATCGCTCAAAAatcacatattaaattaagatttcatgaaagtcctttcaaatttcttcatcattagtGTTTTCGGCCTAGAAAACCGAACTGACATACTCAAACTTGAGCTTTCAGAGAGGCTGGTCAATGCGATGCTCCGTGGTGACGCCATTCAAGCCGCTGTTCAACTTCAAAATCACGTTCGGCCGATCAAAAAAAGTCTTCATTTTCTCAGAGATTATCCtcaaaaaatacgaaaatatgtcatttctatAAAGAAATGGCCAATAACTTGTCACAAAACGATCGTCTTTAGGATGTACAGCAGGAAAAAGCGTTCAGAATGTCTCTCACTTCGGCGAAGTCAGCAACCAGATCTGATTAGATATTCACGGTAAAAATAGTCGTCCCGATTTCCTCGAAAGGTCGCTCAAATTACTGGAAATTGCCGTAGCTAcaactgatgatgtcattattttagtccttatatggacctgaagtgggttcaaagggtaaggAATGGATTTATTTGTCAGGTGACCTGTTAAACGCGGGAAATCAAGTTCCAAACCTTGCCTGAGCGAACCTCAGGCCGTGTACGGATATATCTGTGCATGGCGCTGAGCGCGAGTAAGGCGTGTACGGATATATACGGGCATGGCGTTTTAAGggttaaaccagaaaaacaagaatgacaaaagtaaataagctctgaaactttaggtactggaggtcaactttagcaacatgcatagcagaaaccgctagtccctcttagtttgagcatagacagtcttccaccccccctctactgtctatggtttgagcaggtctgttaatatgtcacagttcataaacaatgacaggaaatgactaattAGCTGTCTCaattactgccaccactcccacacataataggtaccctgcatacatataggttaaaggtcaaaaatctcttactcagatgtgtgggctgtttcagttactatCTACACTGTGTGATGATTGGTTGAACATACATTAATATTAAAGAGatcatgaatatgcatatataagcCTATAAATAAAGAGAAAGTAGTACACCTGGTGACATCTTGCGGTGGGCTGATACACCAAGCAGATACCAGCAGCGATCGTCATGACTGCCACAGGGCGTGCCATCACCAAGGCCACCACGGCTTTGCAGAGCCCAGTTATTAACCCGGTGCTGTATGCTACAGCGGCCACCAGAACAACCACAAGCACTAGTGCAGCTACGCAGAGTCTCAGGACAAGTGCAAGTCAGAGTGCGACGGCAAACACGGCAACAGTGACCAATGCGCCGGTGAGTGAGTGTCCAATAATTGAGGAAATGCATGGTTTTTCTTAAGATTCCAATATGTCCATCGTAAAGTACGTTGCGTTCATCTTTTTTCTCCATTTCCTGTCTTTATAATATTTGACAAGGAAGTTTAATGATATTTGATTAGTGAAGTCATTCGTGTCTTGTACATATGGCAGAATTGTAAATTTGGTATATGGCTTTTTCTTAGTAAGGGGTTCTAGAAAGGCTGAAGGTAAGTACAATTTGAGAAGTTGGAATGCACTGTTGCAATCGAAAACGTCTCTGTGGGAGAAAACCGGTGCATGTTTAGGTGTCCTAGAGCATGGGTGACACGCTACAATTTTGAGTACAACAGATTGGGAAGACTGATGAATCTAGTAGGCGTCCCAGTTCATTTTGGTTGACGCGAGAAGGAAACTGAGATATTACTGAAGGAGTCGTCCCCACTCCAGTGGGTTTGACGAGGAGGCGTCCCCGTGCATGACGGGTGACGCGATGGCACTATATTACTAAGACAACTGTACAGGAGTAACAAGAAGTGAGACGTCCCTGTAGTAATCAGGTTTTTGACGTAATGTATGGGAAGAAACTGGTTAAAAATGTAGACACATCTGCCTGAGCAGGTGTGCCGGTGTGACGAATAATTATGGGCTAGAAATGTAAATGAGATGGAGTGAATAATGCGACGTTATTCTTGTGGTTATTGTCGCAGGTAACACAGGTGGCATACGCAAATGATTGGGCTCAGCAGAGAGAAGCAAAAGACAGATTCGAGAGGGCATTGGCTGAACTGAGATTGTATGCGGAGAGAGAGGAATCCATCTTTAATGCAGAAGAAGCCCTGGCCAGACTTCAGCTGTTGGTCAATTCAGCCCTCGAGATAAGTCATCCAGAATACTCCAAATTTATTGCGATGTTGAGAGCCCTCAGAAAAGAGAGACAGTCTCCGGCAATGGCGACTATGTTGCTAGCACTTGTGGGTTCAAAAGAGCATGCCGAAGTTATAGAAAAGATTGCCAAGATAAAGAAAGCAAGTGAAGGGAAAGATGAGCGAAAGGCCGGGGGCAAGATAAGAGGTGGCTTCCGGTGTTGGAGGTGTGGAAGACTTGGGCATATTGCACGGAATTGTTATAGTATGGGCGACAGCGAGAGAGATTATAGATCTGATAGAAGAAAGAAATGACAGAACATACTGGAACAACTTGGTTTTTGGTTATGAAACCAAGAGTACTGTTGAAATGGACATCTTGAACAAGTCCTAGAATGGGCCCATTGTATGTGATTGAGGAGTGAATAAATTGGCATCGATTAAATGAAGTCTCctatttttttcttgaataaGAAGTGAATGTTTAAGTGAGCCAATATTTCCGTCCGCTAATCCTTGGCTATTGTGATTAAAATGATAGTGTGGAGATGTTAAATTGGGAGTGTGaaaggagaaaaacaaaaaaaaaaaaaacaaaacaaaaataacaaaaaaaaacgcGCCTGGGGGAGTCTGACTTGGGTACTACATAACCAGTCACTCCTATTAACTGGGCAGTATTTGGATCATTTCGATTTTTAAAATCAGAAGTTTAAACTGCACACTTGGTCCTTTTCAGATTGGAATCCATATAATACCAGAATGGGAAAGAAAAGTATCCCTAAACCCAACCACGGCATATTGTGATCATCTGGGTCGAAAAATTTAGTGGGTTGACTGGAGAGGAGATGCTGCTCTAACTACAGTACCGCCACACCCAAAAATGGTTGTGAATGGATTGGTGAAAGCATCCGCTGCAGACTTGCATTTCAGAAatccaaaatgttttattgCTGGCAGGCTTCACAAACACTTGGAGCAATGGAAAAACATCCTTGGGGGTCAGGAAAACGAGAAAATGGTTGGAAATTGGATAAAACACGGCGTTACAGTCTTTGGTTTTATTATTCCATTCAAAGGCGTGTTTATGGGAAAAAACTACAATACGGAATTTCCACAATGTATATCTccctaataataatatttgtcgGCGATATGTCAACTTCATAAGTGGAACTATACTGGAAAGAGTTCGTTCCGGGGCAATTGAAATATGGGGAGAGGTCGGAAAGGTGAAACCCCCATACATAGTCATGCCATTGACGGTTGAACCAACAAAACCTAGGTTATGTCATGACGAGAGATTTTTGAACTGTTGGATGAAGGACCTTCCCTTTTCTTTAGATCAGGTCACTGACATACCAAGATATATAGAGAAAGGGCATTTCCAAACTAAACTTGATGATAAAAGTGGTTATGACCACGTGATGATCACCCTAACGAGTAGAGCGCTGTTAGGTATTCAGTGGGGTGGGTGGTGGTTTGTATGTGCAACACTTCCCTTCGGCTGGAAGTGCTCTCCTTACATATATCAGACCATAGGTTCAGCAGCAATGAATAAGGTCAGGAAACATGGTGTCCCCTCCTCCTTGTATATCGATGATAGACATGCAGGTCAGCTACGATCCCAGTCTACTCATAAATGGTCTGACCTAGAAAAGGCCAATGCAGCATGTTTCATCATGTCTTTCATAATGATTTCACTTGGTTACTACCTTGGGCTAGAAAAGTGCATTTTGATACCAGTTCAACGTCTAGAGTTTCTAGGATTTATGCTTGATTCGGTTAATCGGACATTTAgcataactgagaaaaaaagatCAAAATTCGCATACTTGCGAGAACATATTCTAAGTCAAAATGCCGTCTCGGTGAAAACCATTCAGCGAATGATGGGGAAATGCGTATCCTTGTCCGTGGCGATCCCTTCTGCAAAACTATACATTCGTGAAATGGCATTCGCATTGTCAATGGCCGCGAAATATGAAGGGAGTATCTATCTTTGTCAGCCATTACGAGACGAAATAAAAAGTTGGAGAAGAGTAGATAGAGGGGCAGGATATTCTCCATGGAAAGAGGAAAAGCACGTCAGAGTTGTGAGGagatttgtgataaaaaagtaATAGCTTATAGTGATAATCAAACTCTGGTACATGGTTGGAAAAATATGAGGAGTAAGAGCAGGGATATGAATAATGCATTGAAATGCCTGTATGAAGTAGTTGATAGCCTGAATATACTTCTTGATATCAGATACATCCCGTCCAGAGAAAACCCCGCTGACTCTCCCTCCAGAAAACTGACACCTCTGGATGCTAGATTACTCTTAGAATACtgggaaaaaaattgattgGGAATTTGGGGGCAACAACGGTCATTCAATAGATTTAATGGCACTAGATTCTAACGCTCAGTGGGGCAGAGACGGTACCCGATTGCAGCATTTCACACCGTGGGAAACGCCGGACACCGCCAGAGTAGATGTATTCGCGCAAGATATAACTGATAATAATTGCTACGTGTTCCCTCCTCTTCATCTGGTAGGAGCTATTATGAAATTTATTAGAGAGCAGAAGGCGCTAGCTACAATAGTTGTACTTAAAGTGTCACCAATCAAATATTGGTGGCCAATCCTACAGGGTGAAGCAACAAAGCAAATGGAATTGGCTCATGCGGGGACCTACGTCTTCGAAGTCCCCAGCAGGAATGGTTGGATGAAGATACCATCCTTGTATGACATGTGGGCATTCAAGTTAGATTACAGACATTAGGGGAAGGCAATGTAGGGCAAAGAATTCATTCGAAAAATTATAACAGATAGGGTTAATGGAATAACACGCTATaatacaaaaaacagtttttgatttgaaattatgAAGTGTTTATTGAATCATTCGTTGACAGACAGTCTTTGTCCTGTTACAGCTAGTGACATATGGCGCCCCAGACTATGGATGCCAGCAGTTCAGTGTGCAGAATGTCATTACCCAAATGACGTTGGTTATAATTTTTGCCAGAGATGTGGTAATAGTAATCAACAAGTGTCTACTAAACCAAGAGAATGTACGGGATTCCCAAACATTGACATTCAAGCTATTGACAAACGTCTGAATGAGATAATCTCAAGGGTGGAAAACTCCACGTACAACAAACGGAAATCCTGTCTTCAGACAGAATTGGAAGATTTTCTGACAAGTCTGATTCCGCCAAAAACACTCGCATCCGCTTCTCCAAGGGATGTTATCAGGTTCCTAATCTGGAAAGATAAGGATGGACGAACTATTATACATGTAGCACCATGTGGAAAAGACGAAGATTGTCGGTGCCCAACAAGACTGGCATTCAAGACTGTTGATTCGTACATTGGACAAATAAGAGCGATATTTGAAAGGGCAGATAGAGGAGGGGATTGGGATACCAGGTTAGGTTTAGGGAACCCTGCATCAGATAAATTAGTGAAAGAATATTTGAAAGTTGTAACAGAagaacaaatgaaagaaaacctAGCACCAAAGCAGGCAAAGCCAATTACATTAGAAAAAATCAGACGTATAATTGATGAGATAGATACCAAGTTAGGTGAATTTCCAAATATTAACCctcttaataataataataataatttatttataaagcgtcAATATCCACAACAAAGTGATCAAGGACGCTGTGAGAAAATTACATATCACAAAAAGCAATTAAAACagtaataaaaaaaagaaagaaaaaaaaactacaataaaaccatCTAAAACCAAAGTCTAAAAAGCAAatttaaaaaggaaagttttaacattagttttaaaaattgacagGCTAGGAGAACGCCGAATATCTAATGCCGGAAGACTGTTCCAGAGTATGGGAGCTGCCACACTAAACGAACGATCTCCATACTTCTTCAACTGTTTACCCTGGCCAGGGACAAGGCGCTATTTCTCTGTTTGGCATTTACTGGCGATAGAGCTAGTGATCTGTTGAATATTCAAACGAAAAATATAACAAGCCTTGAAAATGGAGGTTTATTACTAAACCATGTATGGGGTAAGACATTAAGAGACGGTAACATTCGAAGTTGCCCTATAATGAGAAATGACGATGAGAAGATTTGTCCAGTGAGAGCCGTCTTATCTTACATACGTTTCGCAAGCTTAGTAAACATCAGTCTTGATCCAGGTGTCTTTTTTCGTTCTACCACAAAAGAACGAAAGGTCACCAATATACCTTTGTCAACTAATGCAGCAAATGCTAGATTGAAAGAACATTTGACTAAGTTACAGATTTTTGACGGGGAGACAATCCACAGATTCCGAAGTGCGTGTGCCATATAGCTCTGGCTCTACCTGGGTCGACAATGCCAGAGATAATGCAGCACATTGGATGGAAAACTGAATCTACGGTGTCACACTATTTGCAGTTATCAAAAGTTCTCTTACCGACAGCACCAGCTATGAAACTAAAGGAAAGGGCTATATCTGAAGCACAGAAAATATACGAGAACATTAACTCTTTATCAGCAGCACACAAGATTTGCAAGGAAACCTCTAACTATGATGAAGACAAAACATAATTGTACATATTATGCTTGACAAATTTAAGATCTGGAAGGAgctgaaaacaaagaaacaaaaatgtatgttaacaaaattttctttttgagaCGATAATAAACCAGTGAAACATCACATAGGGTGTGTACGGGTATGAATGTGGCGAGGATTTAGTTTGATAAGATATGGAGAACAGAATGGGGAGGGCGAAAGAGACGAACAGAAAGGGGACATGGGACTCCGACCACCCCACACTTAATCATAAAACCTACCATGACGCAGTGTTGATAGGAAACTATCTACACTGTGTGATGATTGGTTGAACATACATTAATATTAAAGAGatcatgaatatgcatatataagcCTATAAATAAAGAGAAAGTAGTACACCTGGTGACATCTTGCGGCGGGCTGATACACCAAGCTCCCACCCACCCACCCTTCCTGGTTGTTTTATCACTTATAGATTGGCAGTCATGACGAGCAAAGCACACACAAGTAGTGACACTACAACGACTCCAAGGGACTCCGACCACCCCACACTTAATCATAAAACCTACCATTACGCAGTGTTGATAGGaaactgccaccactcctgcacatttgcaggatttccccccttttctttcctcatttgcatatttttgacactgacatgttcatttgaacaacgtcacatctcaacccctgcatctacctgtacaccaaatactgagatggtagcagttttggcggtatgggagcctttgcgtgtgacagacatacatacagacatatagacgccatcaccatataagctctttttaatatttataaaaataccaaatatgagctaaaaacactATACATATGCCAAAATAAGAGCTATAAATATGTTACAAATAAGatagttttttttctaaatatttttttttctaaatttctaAATATGAGGTTTGTGAATTTCCAGGTGATTCTGATTCTTATGCATGCACACactaaatattgatatatattttattttatttgatacacagatcaacgggcaaacccactaacagatctgcgaaacaaaaaaagtcacacaatcacaagacaaatgtacaagacacCCATAAAAGTAACAtgttacattaaattgaaaaaaaacatacacgaatcaaaaaagagaactgttaaaatgaccggataaaatactttaaaactaaacagcgtagaaaaaatatctatataACATTTGAAAGAGATATTGTCaaaaacagacatgcatctaggcactgtcgagaattttctgcaattaacagaacacaagtctggtTTTTCGCTCTtgcgtaaatttctactgggggcataaaagcagatttgattttaaatatttggtgggtgaatcataatgtgaatggattgttttgtataaaaagctCATGTCAAGGGGTAGTCTTCTATTGTATAACTTAGGAATGTTCAGaattgtgcaataaaatgggtagctggatttactgcagtgaacattgagtttgcaacaaatgtatttcacaaacttaattTGTACTCGCTCAATTTTTTCTGACAGGCCCTGCTGGTAGggtgaccacacaacagagccatactctagagtagatcttacataaacaaaatacagagaaataattgctgaaatgtcattgaatggctggcagagacGCTTAATAAAACCAAGAGATTTGAAGGCAATGTTATTCatgtgaaaagaataattacggttggaagtaaggtaaatgcccaaatccttgacaacagagacccgttgaagaggagtaccattgatggagtaa
Encoded here:
- the LOC139122437 gene encoding uncharacterized protein, translating into MTATGRAITKATTALQSPVINPVLYATAATRTTTSTSAATQSLRTSASQSATANTATVTNAPVTQVAYANDWAQQREAKDRFERALAELRLYAEREESIFNAEEALARLQLLVNSALEISHPEYSKFIAMLRALRKERQSPAMATMLLALVGSKEHAEVIEKIAKIKKASEGKDERKAGGKIRGGFRCWRCGRLGHIARNCYSMGDSERDYRSDRRKK